The proteins below come from a single Lentisphaera araneosa HTCC2155 genomic window:
- a CDS encoding class I SAM-dependent methyltransferase, which yields MNENTNINWYNQHAEDFILRSAQDDMSWPYSDFLSALTQAPAKILDLGCGPGRDLVYFKNKGYQVEGLDASETFCQHAEKISHARIIHQKFSELNLAPKSYDGIFANAVLMHVEPKDREAFLKEIFCALRTNGIFYAHFPKGHKSEQSCDGRTLHLSSDWIDLCQHYTWKLELNEGRPKFFSPEEQIWQVIRFRKN from the coding sequence ATGAATGAAAATACTAACATAAACTGGTACAATCAACACGCCGAAGATTTCATTTTGCGAAGTGCGCAAGACGATATGAGCTGGCCTTACTCAGACTTTCTTTCTGCACTAACACAAGCTCCTGCTAAAATTTTAGACCTCGGCTGTGGTCCTGGACGTGATCTAGTCTATTTCAAAAATAAAGGTTACCAAGTTGAAGGCTTAGATGCGAGTGAAACGTTTTGTCAACACGCTGAAAAAATCAGTCATGCACGTATCATCCATCAAAAATTTAGTGAACTCAATTTAGCGCCTAAGAGCTATGACGGGATTTTTGCCAATGCGGTTCTCATGCATGTTGAACCCAAGGATCGCGAAGCCTTTCTAAAAGAAATATTTTGCGCTCTTCGTACAAACGGCATCTTTTATGCTCACTTTCCCAAAGGCCATAAAAGTGAACAAAGCTGCGATGGTCGCACACTTCACCTTTCCTCAGATTGGATTGATTTGTGCCAACATTACACTTGGAAACTTGAGCTCAATGAAGGGCGACCCAAATTTTTTAGTCCTGAAGAGCAAATATGGCAAGTCATTCGGTTTCGCAAAAACTGA
- a CDS encoding LptF/LptG family permease: MNILNRHILKNLLYIFVASLLVLTFILVLGLMIKILSRLDTTVSQIFIFKMFLMLLPKILAYAIPIASLVSVTLVFSRMSAENEITAMRASGISLWQIVNPAILLALVSSACLFYLNMFAVPHLEATRKSMMKGELLSNPSTFLRGGTTIDLGKLSVEIGEKKEDGTLKDLRVIEVDKATDIVSNQLLAQSGKIINTTENSFTIEFIDVIILDNNWEFLKNDKGENKSLSGVKVTRLPNANTTYTFYTNDELNSGNLRKRAKYLNIKEMIARLAVLKNKEQTKTVRREHTDLLYNLNKNLALSFSPLAFLLMALPFGLRSSRSETSIGLLISLIVMMTYYATILITGAFDKHTAMHPEILVWLPNIIFQSLGLGMIAFKVSH; the protein is encoded by the coding sequence ATGAACATACTTAATCGACATATTTTAAAGAATCTACTCTATATTTTTGTAGCTTCTCTACTGGTACTCACTTTCATTTTAGTACTTGGCTTGATGATTAAAATACTAAGTCGTTTGGATACGACGGTATCACAAATATTTATTTTCAAAATGTTCTTAATGCTACTTCCAAAAATCTTAGCCTACGCAATCCCCATTGCTAGCTTAGTGAGTGTAACTCTAGTCTTTAGCCGAATGTCCGCCGAAAATGAAATTACTGCGATGCGAGCCTCTGGAATCAGTCTATGGCAAATCGTCAACCCCGCCATACTCTTAGCTTTGGTCTCATCCGCTTGTTTATTCTATTTGAACATGTTTGCTGTCCCTCATCTTGAGGCGACTCGAAAATCAATGATGAAGGGTGAGCTCTTATCTAATCCCTCCACTTTTTTGCGAGGAGGCACAACTATTGACTTAGGAAAGTTATCTGTAGAAATAGGCGAAAAAAAGGAAGATGGTACACTGAAAGACTTACGAGTTATTGAAGTAGACAAAGCTACCGACATCGTATCTAACCAGCTTCTTGCACAGAGTGGTAAAATAATTAACACAACAGAGAACTCATTCACTATTGAATTTATCGATGTTATTATCCTAGACAACAACTGGGAGTTCTTAAAGAATGACAAGGGTGAAAACAAATCTCTAAGTGGTGTTAAAGTCACACGCCTACCCAACGCCAATACCACTTATACTTTCTACACAAATGATGAACTCAACAGTGGAAATTTAAGAAAACGCGCCAAATACCTCAACATCAAAGAAATGATTGCCCGTCTAGCAGTGCTCAAAAATAAGGAACAAACCAAGACTGTCCGCAGGGAACACACCGACCTTCTTTATAATTTAAACAAAAACTTGGCACTTTCCTTTTCCCCCCTTGCCTTTTTATTAATGGCCCTACCATTTGGCTTGCGTTCGAGTCGCTCAGAAACGAGTATTGGTCTTCTTATAAGCCTTATTGTCATGATGACTTATTACGCAACTATCTTAATTACTGGTGCCTTTGATAAACATACGGCAATGCACCCAGAAATTTTGGTATGGTTGCCAAATATTATCTTTCAAAGCTTAGGCCTTGGTATGATCGCCTTTAAAGTAAGTCATTAA
- a CDS encoding peroxiredoxin, with product MAVLVGKQAPDFSEKAVKGQEVIENFSLSQFKGKYVVLFFYPLDFTFVCPTELHAFEAKRAEFEAKGVEVVGVSTDSWFSHLAWLNTPKNQGGIEGVGYPIVSDFNKTISADYDVLLGGGMALRGLFLIDKEGVVQHQVVNNLPLGRNVDEAIRMVDALQFFEANGEVCPANWNEGDKAMKPNDAGLKEYFAE from the coding sequence ATGGCTGTATTAGTTGGTAAACAAGCTCCAGACTTCAGCGAAAAAGCTGTTAAAGGTCAAGAAGTTATCGAAAACTTCTCTCTCTCACAATTCAAAGGAAAATACGTTGTACTTTTCTTCTACCCATTAGACTTCACTTTCGTTTGCCCTACTGAGCTTCACGCTTTTGAAGCAAAGCGCGCTGAGTTCGAAGCTAAAGGCGTTGAAGTTGTTGGTGTTTCAACTGACTCGTGGTTCTCTCACCTCGCATGGCTCAACACTCCTAAGAACCAAGGCGGTATCGAAGGCGTTGGTTACCCAATCGTTTCTGACTTCAACAAAACAATCTCTGCAGATTACGACGTTCTTCTCGGTGGTGGTATGGCTCTTCGCGGTCTTTTCCTCATCGACAAAGAAGGTGTAGTTCAGCACCAAGTTGTTAACAACCTCCCACTCGGTCGTAACGTTGACGAAGCTATCCGTATGGTTGATGCTCTTCAGTTCTTCGAAGCTAACGGTGAAGTTTGCCCAGCAAACTGGAACGAAGGCGACAAAGCTATGAAGCCAAACGATGCAGGTCTTAAAGAATACTTCGCTGAATAA